A window of the Streptomyces sp. JB150 genome harbors these coding sequences:
- a CDS encoding CU044_2847 family protein: MTPLTRIPLGDGGWVLVEQPGLPTDGGPVKAGRVGDAVRDLPVTLEGALEPVTEAARATLAQLRKACPDAITVEFGVDLAFEAGAVITKSQASCHLKVTMSWKDDQKG, translated from the coding sequence ATGACACCTCTCACTCGCATTCCACTGGGCGACGGGGGCTGGGTCCTGGTGGAGCAGCCGGGCCTGCCGACGGACGGCGGACCCGTCAAAGCGGGTCGGGTCGGCGACGCCGTACGCGATCTGCCGGTCACCCTGGAAGGCGCCCTGGAGCCGGTCACCGAAGCCGCCCGCGCCACCCTCGCGCAGCTGCGCAAAGCGTGCCCCGACGCGATCACGGTGGAGTTCGGCGTCGACCTGGCCTTCGAGGCCGGAGCCGTGATCACCAAAAGCCAGGCCAGCTGCCACCTGAAGGTGACCATGTCCTGGAAGGACGACCAAAAGGGCTGA
- a CDS encoding trypsin-like peptidase domain-containing protein has product MARVLGPDGAVAGTGFLVAEEVVVTCAHVVAAAGGGPGGRVTLTFPHVVGAERVPGTVPAELWRSVDAEDVAFVRLSEPPAGVRILPLGSAEGCRGHRVRSFGFPAQAPPEGHFGFGVTGDLLPAARGRGAHLQLTDANDLTTGFSGGPVLDEVTGLVIGMLTEITAPDAYERGLGIAYVTPTSVLREVLPELAERDVCPYRGLEPFTAEHARWFQGRSEAVRQVLANLGRQRRLTLLLGPSGSGKSSLIQAGVLRALAAGELPGSDQWLPVLARPRQDMLAEIERAGLPGATEDGIIAAVNRRLAVEPSSQRVLLVIDQFEELLVQSTDGRLRELLAAIDEVTSAADAYTKVTVILIMRDDFYPQLAARAPRLLEAATPGLLNVPGTLDQQDLHDIIVLPAEDVGLHFQPGLPERIIGDVLETTPEAAVTRQAPVTVLPLLEMTLSQLWHRRQDGYLTHEAYRRIGEVSGSVTTWCDNALDELSPEQQVIARRALTSLVHPADPSHNITPVRTQVPLQELRDLAADPGGTDEQTAVDVVLATLTRRRIITTQTQQVPHAPGAPPGEPVAELIHEALIRDWGALRQWVDQDHRFQEWLSRTRERQARWAGHKDPDDLLRGTALGEALEWSQQRRLPADIAEFLTASQQNQRAAIRRSRRLNAVLGALLVLALLAAGGAVWQWRTVVEAEEAAVSRELATQSNELIYTNPELAALLAVKAYRTSHTSEAMESLRNTGALPEHRRLSGHTREVRAVAYSSDGRTIASAGVDRYIRLWNTDTLKPRDTLSGHKDAVNAVAFGRDDEVLASAGADNTIRLWDPDTGEPGRTLKGHTGPVRAIAFSRDGNTIVSGSADNTIRLWDPDTGELRRTLKGHTEPVRAVAFHPKGHTIASGGADNTIRLWNPDTGELRRTLKEHKLPVTSVAFSQNGKTLATADTHEAVYLRDPVTGKQRQSLPDVAFLIAFSPDNKTFATINDRHVRLWDASTGAPRAYLIGHANKVLALAFSRDSRTLATGSSDATVRLWNAAAGSNRTTLIGHTSGVYSVDFSRDGRTLATASADHSARLWNPTNGEQYRKLIGHSDEVEMAAIHPSGSIVATAGNDETVRLWDAATGKHRTTHEEHDDWVRSVAFSKDGRTLATADDNGTVVLRNATTGKPLDEFPAHNEEVYGVAFSPNSRILATASADSTVGLWDTASGERIDTLTGHDAPVWSVTFSADGRMIATGSEDGTVQLWDAETHKPVTAALTKHKAAVYSVAFHPHDDILATGSVDGTVYLWDAATGTSRTALLGSLSGVTSVAFSPNGRTVATASHDGTARLWNIDTIPEPDQALRQICRTFGRDLTQDERAAYLPHGADPSVCP; this is encoded by the coding sequence GTGGCCCGGGTCCTCGGGCCGGACGGCGCGGTCGCCGGGACGGGGTTCCTGGTGGCCGAGGAGGTGGTCGTCACCTGCGCGCATGTCGTGGCGGCGGCCGGGGGCGGACCCGGCGGGCGGGTCACGCTGACCTTCCCGCACGTCGTGGGCGCCGAACGGGTGCCGGGGACCGTCCCGGCCGAGCTGTGGCGGTCCGTCGACGCGGAGGACGTGGCCTTCGTCCGGCTGAGCGAGCCGCCGGCCGGGGTACGGATCCTGCCCCTGGGGTCCGCGGAGGGCTGCCGGGGTCACAGGGTGCGCTCCTTCGGTTTCCCCGCGCAGGCCCCGCCGGAAGGACACTTCGGGTTCGGGGTGACCGGCGATTTGCTGCCCGCCGCGCGGGGCCGGGGAGCACATCTGCAGCTGACCGACGCCAACGACCTCACCACCGGTTTCAGCGGTGGACCCGTCCTCGACGAGGTGACCGGCCTCGTCATCGGCATGCTCACCGAGATCACCGCGCCCGACGCGTACGAGCGCGGGCTGGGCATCGCGTACGTCACTCCCACCTCGGTGCTGCGAGAGGTGCTGCCGGAGCTGGCGGAGCGCGACGTGTGCCCGTACCGGGGGCTGGAGCCGTTCACCGCCGAGCACGCCCGGTGGTTCCAGGGCCGCTCGGAGGCCGTACGGCAGGTCCTGGCCAACCTGGGCCGGCAACGGCGGCTGACGCTGCTGCTCGGGCCGTCCGGCTCGGGCAAGTCGTCGCTGATCCAGGCGGGGGTGCTGCGGGCCCTGGCGGCGGGGGAACTGCCCGGCAGTGACCAGTGGCTGCCGGTGCTCGCCCGGCCCCGGCAGGACATGCTCGCCGAGATCGAGCGGGCCGGGCTGCCCGGGGCAACCGAGGACGGCATCATCGCGGCGGTCAACCGCAGGCTGGCGGTCGAACCGTCCTCCCAGCGCGTCCTGCTCGTCATCGACCAGTTCGAGGAACTGCTGGTGCAGAGCACCGACGGGCGGCTGCGGGAGCTGCTGGCCGCGATCGACGAAGTCACCTCGGCCGCCGACGCGTACACCAAAGTCACCGTGATCCTGATCATGCGGGACGACTTCTATCCGCAACTGGCGGCGCGGGCGCCCAGGCTGCTGGAAGCCGCGACGCCGGGTCTGCTGAACGTGCCGGGCACCCTGGACCAGCAGGACCTGCACGACATCATCGTGCTGCCCGCCGAAGACGTGGGCCTGCACTTCCAGCCCGGACTGCCGGAACGGATCATCGGGGACGTCCTGGAGACAACCCCCGAGGCCGCCGTCACCCGCCAGGCGCCCGTCACGGTGCTGCCCCTGCTGGAGATGACCCTCAGCCAGCTGTGGCACCGGCGGCAGGACGGTTATCTCACCCATGAGGCGTACCGGCGGATCGGCGAGGTCAGCGGCAGCGTGACCACGTGGTGCGACAACGCCCTCGACGAGCTGTCGCCCGAGCAGCAGGTCATCGCCCGGCGGGCCCTCACTTCGCTGGTCCACCCCGCCGACCCCAGCCACAACATCACCCCGGTACGCACCCAGGTCCCCCTCCAGGAGCTGCGCGACCTCGCGGCCGATCCGGGCGGGACCGACGAGCAGACGGCCGTGGACGTCGTCCTCGCCACCCTCACCCGCCGCCGCATCATCACGACCCAGACACAGCAGGTCCCGCACGCCCCCGGCGCCCCGCCCGGCGAACCGGTGGCCGAACTCATCCACGAGGCGCTGATCCGCGACTGGGGCGCACTGCGGCAGTGGGTCGACCAGGACCACCGCTTCCAGGAGTGGCTCTCCCGCACCCGCGAGCGGCAGGCTCGCTGGGCCGGGCACAAGGACCCAGACGACCTGCTGCGGGGCACGGCCCTCGGGGAAGCGCTCGAGTGGTCCCAGCAACGACGCCTGCCGGCGGACATCGCGGAGTTCCTCACCGCGAGCCAACAAAACCAGCGAGCTGCCATCCGCCGAAGCAGGCGGCTGAACGCGGTGCTCGGAGCGCTGCTGGTTCTTGCGCTGTTGGCGGCGGGGGGTGCGGTGTGGCAGTGGCGGACTGTGGTCGAGGCGGAGGAGGCGGCGGTGTCGCGGGAGCTGGCCACGCAGTCCAACGAGCTGATCTATACCAATCCGGAGCTGGCCGCGTTGTTGGCGGTGAAGGCGTACCGAACCAGTCATACGTCCGAGGCCATGGAGAGCCTGAGGAACACAGGTGCCTTGCCCGAGCACCGCCGTCTGTCCGGGCACACCAGGGAGGTGCGGGCCGTTGCGTACAGCTCGGACGGCCGCACCATCGCGAGCGCCGGCGTGGATCGGTACATCCGCCTGTGGAACACGGACACCTTGAAGCCCCGCGACACTCTCTCAGGGCACAAGGACGCAGTGAACGCCGTCGCGTTCGGCCGGGACGACGAAGTCCTCGCCAGCGCGGGCGCCGACAACACGATCCGCCTGTGGGACCCCGACACCGGCGAACCGGGCAGAACCCTCAAAGGGCACACAGGGCCGGTCAGGGCGATCGCGTTCAGTCGTGACGGCAACACCATCGTCAGCGGAAGCGCCGACAACACCATCCGCCTGTGGGACCCCGACACCGGCGAACTGCGCAGGACACTCAAGGGACACACAGAGCCTGTCAGGGCGGTCGCATTCCACCCGAAAGGCCACACCATCGCCAGCGGTGGCGCCGACAACACCATCCGCCTGTGGAACCCCGACACGGGCGAACTGCGCAGGACACTCAAAGAGCACAAGTTGCCTGTGACTTCCGTGGCCTTCAGTCAGAACGGCAAGACCCTCGCCACCGCCGACACCCACGAGGCGGTCTACCTGAGAGATCCGGTCACCGGCAAACAACGCCAATCACTGCCCGACGTAGCGTTCCTGATCGCCTTCAGCCCGGACAACAAGACCTTCGCCACCATCAACGACCGCCATGTGCGGCTGTGGGACGCCAGCACCGGCGCTCCCAGGGCCTACTTGATCGGGCATGCGAACAAGGTCCTCGCGCTGGCGTTCAGCCGGGACAGCCGGACGCTCGCCACAGGGAGCAGCGACGCGACCGTGCGTCTGTGGAACGCGGCTGCCGGCAGCAACCGCACCACCCTCATAGGACACACCAGCGGTGTGTACTCGGTGGACTTCAGTCGCGACGGCCGCACCCTCGCCACGGCCAGCGCCGATCATTCCGCACGCTTGTGGAACCCGACGAACGGTGAACAATACAGGAAACTCATTGGCCACAGTGACGAGGTGGAAATGGCGGCCATTCATCCCAGTGGGAGCATCGTCGCCACAGCAGGTAACGACGAAACCGTGCGCCTATGGGATGCGGCCACCGGAAAGCACCGCACGACACATGAGGAACACGACGACTGGGTGCGGTCAGTGGCGTTCAGCAAGGACGGTCGAACGCTCGCCACCGCCGATGACAACGGAACGGTTGTCCTTCGCAACGCGACCACCGGCAAGCCCCTCGACGAATTCCCGGCGCACAACGAGGAGGTGTACGGCGTGGCGTTCAGCCCGAACAGCCGTATTCTCGCCACAGCCAGCGCCGACTCGACGGTGGGGCTATGGGATACGGCCTCCGGCGAGAGGATCGATACACTCACGGGGCATGACGCCCCGGTCTGGTCGGTGACGTTCAGTGCCGATGGCCGCATGATTGCCACCGGCAGCGAGGACGGAACCGTCCAACTGTGGGATGCGGAAACTCACAAACCAGTGACCGCCGCACTGACCAAGCACAAGGCAGCGGTGTACTCGGTGGCCTTCCACCCTCACGACGACATCCTCGCCACCGGCAGCGTAGACGGAACCGTCTACCTCTGGGACGCCGCCACGGGCACGTCCCGCACCGCACTCCTCGGAAGCCTCAGCGGCGTCACGTCCGTGGCGTTCAGCCCCAACGGGCGCACCGTCGCCACCGCGAGCCACGACGGGACAGCGCGCCTGTGGAACATCGACACCATCCCGGAACCTGATCAAGCTCTCCGGCAGATCTGCCGCACTTTCGGCCGCGACCTCACCCAAGACGAACGCGCCGCCTACCTCCCCCACGGCGCCGACCCCTCAGTCTGTCCCTGA
- a CDS encoding S28 family serine protease, producing the protein MRKALRWLLALTVLIGALSTAGTATAVQPEAQGTTDIKDRLLAVPGMSLVEEKPYPGYRFFVLNYAQPVDHRNPAKGTFQQRITVLHKDVSRPTVFYTSGYNVSTTPSRREPTQIVDGNQVSMEYRYFTPSRPSPADWTKLDIWQAASDQHRIFKALKPVYDRKWLSTGGSKGGMTATYYERFYPRDMDGVVAYVAPNDVVNKEDSAYDRFFVTVGTEECRDRLNGVQREALVRRESLEKRYATYAAENGYTFHTVGSLDKAYEATVLDYVWGFWQYSLLSDCDTIPADAKNATDDELWNTLDTVAGFSFYTDQGLEPYTPYYYQAGTQLGAPTIHFPHIEKRYIRYGYLPPRHFVPRDIEMRFQPWVMRDVDSWVRDNARRMLFVYGENDPWGAEPFRLGKGARDSYVFTAPGANHGARVAGLTDSERTLATAKILEWAGVAPAPVQADPSKARPLAKYDAKLDKRGVERTLRP; encoded by the coding sequence ATGCGCAAGGCGCTCAGATGGCTGCTCGCGCTCACGGTGCTCATAGGCGCCTTGAGCACGGCGGGGACGGCCACCGCCGTCCAGCCGGAGGCCCAGGGCACGACCGACATCAAGGACCGGCTCCTCGCCGTACCCGGCATGAGCCTGGTGGAGGAGAAGCCGTACCCCGGCTACCGCTTCTTCGTCCTGAACTACGCCCAGCCGGTGGACCACCGCAACCCGGCGAAGGGCACGTTCCAGCAGCGGATCACCGTCCTGCACAAGGACGTCTCCCGCCCGACCGTCTTCTACACCAGCGGCTACAACGTCTCCACGACGCCCAGCCGCCGCGAGCCGACCCAGATCGTGGACGGCAACCAGGTCTCCATGGAGTACCGCTACTTCACCCCGTCCCGGCCCAGCCCGGCCGACTGGACCAAGCTGGACATCTGGCAGGCCGCCAGCGACCAGCACCGCATCTTCAAGGCCCTGAAGCCCGTCTACGACAGGAAGTGGCTCTCCACGGGCGGCTCCAAGGGCGGCATGACCGCCACCTACTACGAGCGCTTCTACCCCCGCGACATGGACGGCGTTGTCGCCTACGTCGCCCCCAACGACGTCGTCAACAAGGAGGACTCCGCCTACGACCGCTTCTTCGTCACCGTCGGCACCGAGGAGTGCCGCGACCGCCTGAACGGCGTGCAGCGCGAGGCGCTGGTGCGGCGCGAGTCCCTGGAGAAGCGGTACGCCACGTACGCGGCGGAGAACGGCTACACCTTCCACACCGTGGGCAGCCTCGACAAGGCCTACGAGGCGACGGTCCTCGACTACGTCTGGGGCTTCTGGCAGTACAGCCTGCTGTCCGACTGCGACACGATCCCCGCGGACGCGAAGAACGCGACGGACGACGAGCTGTGGAACACCCTCGACACGGTCGCGGGCTTCTCCTTCTACACCGACCAGGGCCTGGAGCCGTACACCCCGTACTACTACCAGGCGGGCACCCAGCTGGGCGCCCCCACCATCCACTTCCCGCACATCGAGAAGCGGTACATCCGCTACGGCTACCTGCCCCCGCGCCACTTCGTCCCCCGGGACATCGAGATGAGGTTCCAGCCGTGGGTCATGCGTGACGTGGACTCCTGGGTCCGCGACAACGCCCGCCGGATGCTCTTCGTCTACGGCGAGAACGACCCCTGGGGCGCCGAACCCTTCCGCCTCGGCAAGGGCGCCCGCGACTCCTACGTCTTCACCGCCCCCGGCGCCAACCACGGCGCCCGCGTCGCGGGCCTGACCGACTCCGAGAGGACCCTCGCCACGGCGAAGATCCTCGAGTGGGCGGGCGTCGCCCCCGCCCCCGTCCAGGCAGACCCGTCCAAGGCCAGGCCCCTGGCCAAGTACGACGCCAAGCTGGACAAGCGGGGGGTGGAGCGGACGCTGCGTCCGTAG
- a CDS encoding ABC transporter ATP-binding protein, with amino-acid sequence MSTQRGWARRLWGYAWRYPKDVVLALGSSLAGMALMAIVPLITKVIIDDVIGDKTRQMAPWAGALIGAALLVYVLTYIRRYYGGRLALDVQHDLRTAMYATITRLDGRRQDELSTGQVVGRATSDLQLIQGLLFMLPMTIGNFLLFLISLVIMAWLSIPLTLVALAVAPALWWIARRSRTKLHPATWYAQAQAAAVAGVVDGAVSGVRVVKGFGQEEQETQKLREVGRRLFAGRLRTIRLNSRYTPALQAVPALGQVAMLALGGWLAVRGDVTLGTFVAFSTYLAQLVGPVRMLAMVLTVGQQARAGTERVLELIDTEPTLTDGTKELPADAPATVEFDDVSFGYDPERPVLDGLSFEIRPGETLAVVGASGSGKSTVSLLLPRFYDVTRGAVLIGGHDVRELTLDSLRAAIGLVPEDSFLFSDTVRANIAYGRPGATDEEIEKAARAAQAHGFISELPDGYDTVVGEHGLTLSGGQRQRVALARAILTDPRLLVLDDATSAVDARVEHEIHEALRHVMEGRTTLLIAHRRSTLNLADRIAVLDRGRLADLGTHEELQERSALYRRLLTDPDELGGVSPGHIPPAAPAEKEDTSVREELDAEFDAERGVTPRLWTGDREPKDTALAGTPATPELLAQVEALPPATDTPDVDEARAVRPEDSYGLRRLLKGFGAALLVSLALVAVDAGMGLLLPVLIRHGIDSGVSELSLGAVWAASAFALAAVLAQWAAQTGEIRMTGRTGERVLYSLRLKIFAQLQRLGLDYYERELTGRIMTRMTTDVDALSTFLQTGLVTAFVSVVTFFGIMIALVAIDLQLALVVFATLPPLIVATFFFRRASVKAYELARERVSGVNADLQETVAGLRIVQAFRRERDGGRRFAERSDGYRKARVHGQWLISVYFPFVQFLSSVAAAAVLVAGAARIDAGTLTTGALVAYLLYIDLFFAPVQQLSQVFDGYQQATVSLGRIQELLREPTSTRSADKPRTVESLRGEVAFEDVHFAYGLADAPEEALTGIDLRIPAGQTVAFVGETGAGKSTLVKLVARFYDPTRGRVTVDGHDLRDLDLTAYRHRLGVVPQEAYLFPGTVRDAIAYGRPDATDAEVEAAARAVGAHEMIARLEGGYLHEVAERGRNLSAGQRQLIALARAELVNPDILLLDEATAALDLATEAQVNQATDRLAGRRTTLVVAHRLTTAARADRVIVMDHGRIAEDGTHEDLLARGGRYAELWRTFVGEDTPVNA; translated from the coding sequence GTGAGCACGCAACGGGGATGGGCACGACGGCTGTGGGGCTATGCCTGGCGGTATCCCAAGGACGTCGTCCTCGCCCTCGGCTCCTCCCTCGCGGGCATGGCCCTGATGGCGATCGTCCCCCTGATCACCAAGGTGATCATCGACGACGTCATCGGTGACAAGACCCGCCAGATGGCCCCCTGGGCCGGCGCCCTCATCGGCGCCGCCCTCCTCGTCTACGTCCTCACCTACATCCGCCGCTACTACGGCGGACGGCTCGCCCTCGACGTCCAGCACGACCTGCGGACCGCGATGTACGCCACGATCACCCGGCTCGACGGGCGGCGCCAGGACGAGCTGTCCACCGGGCAGGTCGTCGGCCGGGCGACCAGCGACCTCCAGCTCATCCAGGGCCTGCTCTTCATGCTCCCGATGACCATCGGGAACTTCCTGCTCTTCCTGATCTCCCTGGTCATCATGGCGTGGCTGTCGATCCCGCTCACGCTGGTCGCCCTCGCCGTCGCGCCCGCCCTGTGGTGGATCGCCAGGCGCAGCCGCACCAAGCTGCACCCCGCCACCTGGTACGCCCAGGCGCAGGCCGCCGCCGTCGCGGGCGTCGTCGACGGCGCGGTCAGCGGCGTACGCGTGGTGAAGGGCTTCGGGCAGGAGGAGCAGGAGACGCAGAAGCTGCGCGAGGTCGGGCGGCGGCTGTTCGCGGGCCGGCTGAGGACCATCCGGCTCAACAGCCGGTACACCCCCGCCCTGCAGGCCGTCCCCGCCCTCGGCCAGGTCGCCATGCTGGCCCTCGGCGGCTGGCTCGCCGTCCGCGGCGACGTCACCCTCGGCACCTTCGTCGCCTTCTCCACCTACCTTGCCCAGCTCGTCGGCCCGGTCCGGATGCTCGCCATGGTCCTCACCGTCGGCCAGCAGGCCCGCGCCGGCACCGAACGCGTCCTGGAGCTGATCGACACCGAGCCCACCCTCACCGACGGCACCAAGGAGCTGCCCGCCGACGCCCCGGCGACCGTCGAGTTCGACGACGTCTCCTTCGGCTACGACCCCGAGCGGCCCGTCCTCGACGGCCTCTCCTTCGAGATCCGCCCCGGCGAGACCCTCGCCGTCGTCGGCGCCTCCGGCTCCGGCAAGTCCACCGTCTCCCTCCTCCTGCCGCGGTTCTACGACGTGACGCGCGGCGCCGTGCTGATCGGCGGGCACGACGTGCGCGAGCTGACCCTCGACTCGCTGCGCGCCGCGATCGGCCTGGTCCCGGAGGACTCGTTCCTCTTCTCCGACACCGTCCGCGCCAACATCGCCTACGGCCGCCCCGGCGCCACCGACGAGGAGATCGAGAAGGCCGCCCGCGCCGCCCAGGCGCACGGCTTCATCAGCGAGCTGCCCGACGGCTACGACACCGTCGTCGGCGAGCACGGCCTGACCCTCTCCGGCGGCCAGCGCCAGCGCGTCGCGCTCGCCCGCGCGATCCTCACCGACCCCCGCCTGCTGGTCCTCGACGACGCCACGTCCGCCGTGGACGCGCGCGTGGAGCACGAGATCCACGAGGCGCTGCGGCACGTCATGGAGGGCCGTACGACCCTCCTCATCGCGCACCGCCGCTCCACCCTGAACCTCGCCGACCGCATCGCCGTCCTCGACCGCGGGCGCCTCGCCGACCTCGGCACCCACGAGGAGCTGCAGGAGCGCTCGGCCCTGTACCGCCGCCTGCTCACCGACCCCGACGAGCTGGGCGGCGTCTCCCCGGGCCACATCCCGCCGGCCGCCCCCGCCGAGAAGGAGGACACCTCCGTCCGCGAGGAGCTGGACGCCGAGTTCGACGCCGAGCGGGGGGTGACGCCCCGGCTGTGGACCGGCGACCGCGAGCCGAAGGACACCGCACTCGCCGGCACCCCCGCCACCCCGGAGCTGCTGGCCCAGGTCGAGGCCCTGCCCCCGGCGACGGACACCCCGGACGTGGACGAGGCACGGGCGGTGCGCCCGGAGGACTCCTACGGTCTGCGCAGGCTGCTGAAGGGCTTCGGGGCGGCCCTGCTCGTCAGCCTCGCCCTCGTCGCCGTCGACGCGGGCATGGGCCTGCTCCTGCCCGTCCTGATCCGGCACGGCATCGACAGCGGTGTTTCCGAGCTGTCCCTCGGCGCGGTGTGGGCGGCGTCCGCGTTCGCCCTGGCGGCCGTGCTCGCCCAGTGGGCGGCGCAGACCGGGGAGATCCGGATGACCGGCCGCACCGGCGAACGGGTCCTCTACTCCCTGCGCCTGAAGATCTTCGCGCAGCTCCAGCGGCTCGGCCTCGACTACTACGAGCGGGAGCTGACCGGCCGGATCATGACCCGGATGACGACGGACGTGGACGCGCTGTCGACGTTCCTGCAGACCGGGCTGGTCACCGCGTTCGTCTCCGTCGTCACCTTCTTCGGCATCATGATCGCCCTGGTGGCGATCGACCTCCAGCTCGCCCTCGTCGTCTTCGCCACCCTGCCGCCGCTGATCGTCGCCACGTTCTTCTTCCGCCGGGCGAGCGTGAAGGCGTACGAGCTGGCCCGTGAGCGGGTGTCCGGGGTCAACGCCGACCTGCAGGAGACGGTCGCCGGGCTGCGGATCGTGCAGGCGTTCCGGCGCGAGCGGGACGGCGGGCGCCGGTTCGCCGAGCGCAGCGACGGCTACCGCAAGGCCCGCGTTCACGGGCAGTGGCTGATTTCCGTCTACTTCCCGTTCGTGCAGTTCCTGTCGTCGGTCGCGGCGGCGGCCGTGCTGGTCGCGGGCGCCGCGCGGATCGACGCGGGCACCCTCACCACGGGCGCCCTCGTGGCGTACCTGCTCTACATCGACCTGTTCTTCGCGCCGGTGCAGCAGCTCTCCCAGGTCTTCGACGGCTACCAGCAGGCGACCGTCTCCCTCGGCCGCATCCAGGAACTGCTCCGCGAGCCCACCTCCACGCGGTCCGCCGACAAGCCCCGCACGGTGGAGTCCCTGCGCGGGGAGGTCGCCTTCGAGGACGTGCACTTCGCGTACGGCTTGGCCGACGCGCCGGAGGAGGCCCTCACCGGCATCGACCTGCGCATCCCCGCCGGGCAGACCGTCGCGTTCGTCGGCGAGACCGGCGCGGGCAAGTCGACCCTGGTCAAGCTGGTCGCCCGGTTCTACGACCCGACGCGCGGCCGGGTCACCGTCGACGGCCACGACCTGCGCGACCTCGACCTCACCGCCTACCGCCACCGCCTCGGCGTCGTCCCGCAGGAGGCCTACCTCTTCCCCGGCACCGTCCGCGACGCCATCGCCTACGGCCGCCCCGACGCCACCGACGCCGAGGTGGAGGCCGCCGCCCGCGCGGTCGGCGCCCACGAGATGATCGCCCGCCTGGAGGGCGGCTACCTCCACGAGGTCGCCGAACGGGGCCGCAACCTCTCCGCGGGCCAGCGCCAGCTGATCGCCCTGGCCCGCGCGGAGCTGGTGAACCCGGACATCCTGCTCCTCGACGAGGCGACGGCCGCGCTGGACCTGGCCACCGAGGCCCAGGTCAACCAGGCCACCGACCGCCTCGCGGGCCGCCGTACGACCCTCGTCGTCGCCCACCGCCTCACCACCGCCGCCCGCGCCGACCGCGTGATCGTCATGGACCACGGCCGGATCGCCGAGGACGGCACCCACGAGGACCTGCTGGCGCGCGGCGGACGCTACGCCGAGCTGTGGCGCACGTTCGTGGGCGAGGACACCCCCGTGAACGCCTGA
- a CDS encoding esterase-like activity of phytase family protein, with protein MRRRAVLATAAATLAAATCLTAAGPANAQTGGACSPSVAIERFSDVLDKTTYEGTFVGNFSGLAADRDGTLAAVSDRSVLFSLDGRTLQPRGALPLADENGAALDSEGLVVDRDGTYLVSSETEPSVRRHSRDGRILDRLPVPDALRVAPAGRAPVNGTFEGLTMTRDGRTLVAAMEYALAGDATGTVRFQTWRRTHGGDGFVTAAQYAYRTDPGLGVPEITATPDGRLLVLERGFTAGVGNTVRLYLADPRRGATDVSGIEHLTGQEGVRPVRKTLLADLADCPDLGATAKQPQPNPLLDNIEAMAVTGRSHGRLHVLLASDDNQNAVQTTRFYFLRVRL; from the coding sequence ATACGGCGAAGAGCCGTACTCGCCACCGCCGCCGCCACCCTCGCGGCGGCCACCTGCCTGACCGCCGCAGGACCCGCCAACGCACAAACCGGCGGGGCCTGTTCGCCCTCCGTCGCCATCGAGCGCTTCTCCGACGTACTCGACAAGACGACGTACGAGGGCACCTTCGTCGGCAACTTCTCGGGGCTGGCCGCCGACCGGGACGGCACCCTCGCGGCGGTCTCCGACCGGTCGGTGCTGTTCTCCCTCGACGGGCGGACGCTCCAGCCGCGCGGCGCGCTGCCGCTCGCGGACGAGAACGGCGCCGCGCTCGACTCGGAGGGGCTGGTCGTCGACCGGGACGGGACCTACCTCGTCTCCTCCGAGACCGAGCCCTCCGTCCGCCGCCACTCCCGTGACGGGCGGATCCTCGACCGGCTGCCCGTGCCGGACGCCCTGCGCGTCGCCCCGGCGGGCCGCGCGCCCGTCAACGGCACCTTCGAGGGGCTGACCATGACCCGCGACGGCCGCACGCTCGTCGCCGCCATGGAGTACGCCCTCGCCGGGGACGCGACCGGCACGGTCCGTTTCCAGACCTGGCGGCGGACGCACGGGGGCGACGGGTTCGTCACGGCCGCGCAGTACGCCTACCGCACCGACCCCGGCCTCGGCGTCCCCGAGATCACCGCGACGCCCGACGGGCGCCTCCTCGTGCTGGAGCGCGGCTTCACCGCCGGCGTCGGCAACACGGTCCGCCTCTACCTCGCCGACCCGCGCCGTGGCGCCACGGACGTCAGCGGGATCGAACACCTGACCGGGCAGGAGGGTGTGCGGCCGGTCCGCAAGACGCTGCTCGCCGACCTCGCCGACTGCCCCGACCTCGGCGCCACCGCCAAGCAGCCGCAGCCCAACCCGCTGCTCGACAACATCGAGGCCATGGCCGTCACCGGCCGCTCCCACGGCCGCCTGCACGTCCTGCTGGCCAGCGACGACAACCAGAACGCCGTCCAGACCACCCGCTTCTACTTCCTGCGCGTACGTCTCTGA